In Lacrimispora indolis DSM 755, a genomic segment contains:
- a CDS encoding pyridoxamine 5'-phosphate oxidase family protein, protein MRDAVQTIGNLIDKQGVSFISSLDEDGFPNTKAMLPPRKRDGIKTFYFTTNTSSMRAAQFHRNPKACIYFCDKRFFRGVMLKGTMEVLEDEESKEMIWQEGDTMYYPKGVTDPDYCVLKFTAQTGRYYANFSSENFVID, encoded by the coding sequence ATGAGAGATGCAGTGCAGACCATCGGCAATTTAATCGATAAGCAGGGAGTTTCTTTTATAAGCTCCTTGGATGAGGATGGCTTTCCCAATACAAAGGCAATGCTGCCGCCAAGAAAACGGGATGGGATCAAAACCTTTTATTTTACTACAAATACGTCTTCCATGCGGGCCGCTCAATTTCACAGGAATCCAAAGGCATGTATTTATTTTTGTGACAAACGTTTTTTCCGGGGGGTTATGTTAAAGGGTACCATGGAAGTCTTAGAGGATGAAGAAAGCAAGGAAATGATCTGGCAAGAAGGTGATACCATGTATTATCCCAAAGGCGTTACTGATCCGGATTATTGTGTTTTAAAGTTTACAGCCCAGACAGGCCGGTACTATGCCAATTTCAGTTCTGAAAACTTTGTTATTGACTGA
- a CDS encoding PTS transporter subunit EIIC, giving the protein MSNKKSSWKDGIQTFGRSLLLPIALLAPIGMVMGICSALGQSYMIEKFPFLGSQVLKLILSSLQTITSIVFNNIPLLFAMGVAQGMAKNEKGIAVFSSVVGYLTLNVVMSVYLKQTGTLADPEIAAQVGQGTVLGIQTLKIEALGGLISGLVAAKVADRFYRLELPLAFAFFGGKKSIPIITFGLMIPIGLIIPVFWNLLTNFLISISFIFTTPYIGNAIYYALNRALIPFGLHHVLSSMVRFTEAGGTYMINGTEYVGILNATNEVLFNLGPGSEYWGQLMPTLTSYLGGAQMLTTLFRVPAVGLAMYRTSYLKNRKIAKGVILTCCLTAFLGNITEPLEFSFLFISPPLFILYCVMSGIGSIPYQMLHISIGYIRGTIFDFGIFGLLYENTHWFNLILLGIGNFVVFYFVFKWFIEKYNLETPGREGFEIEESASVLLKEKNWPAIAEIVIKGLGGKDNILSVENCISRLRVDLKDPSKVDQIKIKDSGCAGIFFPSTDHIHVVFGPHVEFVRHAVDDAMKK; this is encoded by the coding sequence ATGAGCAATAAAAAGTCTAGCTGGAAAGACGGCATCCAAACGTTTGGGCGGTCTCTCCTTCTGCCAATCGCGCTTCTCGCCCCTATTGGTATGGTTATGGGTATTTGCAGTGCATTAGGGCAGTCTTACATGATAGAGAAATTCCCGTTTTTGGGAAGTCAGGTTTTAAAGCTTATCTTATCCAGTTTACAGACCATTACAAGCATTGTTTTTAACAATATTCCATTGCTGTTTGCCATGGGCGTTGCCCAGGGAATGGCAAAGAATGAAAAAGGAATCGCCGTTTTTTCGTCGGTTGTGGGCTATTTGACCTTAAATGTGGTCATGAGTGTTTATCTGAAGCAGACGGGAACCCTGGCTGATCCGGAGATCGCGGCTCAAGTGGGGCAGGGGACCGTTCTTGGCATTCAGACCTTAAAGATTGAGGCGCTTGGGGGCCTGATCTCAGGTTTGGTGGCTGCCAAGGTAGCGGACCGGTTCTACCGTCTGGAGCTTCCCCTTGCATTTGCATTCTTTGGGGGAAAGAAATCCATTCCCATCATCACTTTTGGATTAATGATTCCCATCGGTCTCATCATCCCCGTATTCTGGAATCTGCTGACCAATTTTCTCATCAGCATTTCCTTTATTTTTACAACGCCGTACATAGGAAACGCCATTTATTACGCCTTAAACCGTGCGTTGATTCCATTTGGCTTACATCATGTTCTTTCCTCAATGGTACGTTTTACTGAGGCAGGCGGAACCTATATGATCAACGGAACCGAATATGTGGGAATCCTCAATGCAACCAATGAAGTTTTGTTTAACTTAGGGCCCGGCAGCGAATACTGGGGCCAGCTCATGCCCACCCTTACCAGCTATTTAGGAGGCGCACAGATGCTGACCACTCTGTTCCGGGTGCCGGCTGTTGGCCTGGCCATGTACCGCACCTCCTATCTGAAAAACAGAAAGATTGCAAAGGGTGTGATCCTTACCTGCTGTTTGACTGCGTTTTTAGGGAATATCACAGAGCCGCTGGAATTTTCATTCCTGTTTATTTCACCGCCGCTGTTCATTCTGTACTGTGTTATGAGCGGCATTGGTTCCATTCCATATCAAATGCTTCATATCTCCATCGGCTATATCAGGGGTACAATTTTTGATTTTGGAATTTTTGGACTTTTGTATGAAAATACTCATTGGTTCAATCTCATTCTTTTGGGAATCGGGAACTTTGTTGTGTTTTACTTTGTATTCAAATGGTTTATTGAAAAATATAATCTGGAAACACCGGGACGGGAAGGATTTGAAATTGAAGAATCCGCAAGTGTTCTGCTGAAGGAAAAGAACTGGCCGGCGATCGCTGAAATCGTCATCAAAGGCCTGGGCGGCAAGGACAATATTCTGAGTGTGGAAAACTGCATTTCCCGCCTGCGGGTTGACTTAAAGGATCCTTCCAAGGTAGATCAGATCAAAATCAAGGATTCCGGCTGTGCGGGCATCTTCTTCCCGTCAACGGATCACATTCACGTTGTTTTTGGGCCTCATGTGGAATTTGTCCGTCATGCGGTAGACGATGCTATGAAAAAATAA
- a CDS encoding class-II fumarase/aspartase family protein, translated as MRAFYDSKSKLDDRGIKKLLGETVKYETWLKVEAALALSQAEEGFIPMEAARDIGAVRLEDLDLNEMEQIKARVGHGFVPFVKVLVKACRGEGGKYVHYGVTTQNIQQTSQLYIAKQVNSVFKSFLADILESLGRQARDHRDTVMAGRTHGRHAIPITYGYKVSVWISELLTSLERLEESEKRVFVTMMGGAAGGFHAPGLAGPRIQERVARKLGMGSMEVPSRNMSQMKLEYLMNLALLCNTFHKMAEEVYYTGIEEFSEVSESFTPGTIGSSTMPQKINPKLSKGIIANSQKLYSLPAVGLYSAVRMFEGDSSSYMLFDGIMEEGLQLTAEVLIRAEELSRTLQINKEQMLKNVNLNQGLDNSEFVMMNVAEKIGKDRAHELMYEKAMETELEGKDYYHVLTEDVTLASMFTADELKSMIDPANYTGLCSVLAEEMGQKALKRAEKLKRTLEPKENGGDREAAADQ; from the coding sequence ATGAGAGCTTTCTATGATTCTAAGAGTAAACTGGATGACAGAGGAATTAAAAAACTGTTAGGCGAAACAGTCAAATACGAGACGTGGCTGAAGGTGGAGGCAGCTCTGGCACTTTCCCAGGCAGAGGAGGGCTTTATTCCCATGGAGGCTGCCAGGGACATTGGGGCGGTCCGGCTTGAGGATCTGGACTTAAATGAAATGGAGCAGATCAAAGCCAGGGTGGGCCATGGGTTTGTTCCCTTTGTAAAAGTGCTGGTAAAAGCGTGCAGGGGAGAAGGGGGGAAATATGTCCATTACGGAGTCACCACTCAGAATATCCAGCAGACCTCCCAGCTTTATATTGCAAAGCAGGTAAATTCTGTTTTCAAAAGCTTTCTTGCAGATATCCTGGAAAGCTTAGGCAGGCAGGCCCGTGACCATAGGGATACAGTTATGGCTGGGAGAACTCATGGCAGGCATGCCATACCCATCACCTATGGGTATAAGGTTTCTGTCTGGATCAGCGAGCTTCTCACCTCCTTAGAGCGATTGGAGGAAAGCGAGAAGCGGGTATTCGTGACCATGATGGGAGGGGCTGCGGGAGGCTTTCATGCCCCTGGCCTTGCAGGTCCCAGGATTCAGGAACGGGTTGCCAGGAAACTGGGAATGGGTTCCATGGAGGTGCCCAGCCGGAATATGAGCCAGATGAAGCTGGAATATTTAATGAATCTGGCGCTCTTATGCAATACCTTTCACAAAATGGCAGAAGAGGTTTATTATACTGGAATCGAAGAGTTTTCAGAAGTCAGCGAATCCTTTACACCTGGAACCATCGGCAGCTCCACTATGCCTCAGAAGATCAATCCCAAGCTTTCCAAGGGGATCATCGCCAATTCCCAGAAGCTTTACTCCCTTCCCGCTGTGGGATTATACTCTGCTGTGCGGATGTTTGAGGGAGACAGCAGCTCCTATATGCTGTTTGACGGCATTATGGAGGAAGGACTTCAGCTGACTGCCGAGGTACTGATCCGGGCCGAGGAGCTGAGCCGGACCCTGCAGATCAACAAAGAGCAGATGCTTAAAAATGTGAATTTAAATCAGGGACTTGATAACAGCGAATTTGTAATGATGAATGTGGCTGAAAAAATCGGCAAGGACAGGGCCCATGAGCTCATGTACGAGAAAGCCATGGAAACGGAGCTGGAAGGGAAGGATTATTATCATGTACTGACAGAGGATGTAACACTGGCTTCCATGTTTACGGCAGATGAGCTGAAATCCATGATCGATCCTGCAAATTATACAGGGCTTTGCAGCGTACTTGCAGAAGAGATGGGGCAGAAGGCGCTAAAAAGGGCTGAGAAATTAAAGAGAACACTGGAGCCGAAAGAGAATGGCGGTGACAGGGAGGCTGCGGCTGACCAATAA
- a CDS encoding winged helix-turn-helix transcriptional regulator → MKIRDVYTCPLELTHDITKGKWKPIILWQLGKGVMSLSQLEKDIKGINQKMLLEQLKELLDYGMIAKHSFEGYPLKVEYYLTERGKKLLDAITIMQTIGIDIMKENDMADFLKENGFID, encoded by the coding sequence ATGAAAATACGCGATGTATACACTTGCCCCTTGGAATTGACCCATGATATTACAAAAGGGAAGTGGAAACCCATCATTTTATGGCAGCTTGGAAAAGGCGTTATGTCTTTGTCCCAGCTTGAGAAAGACATTAAGGGCATTAATCAGAAAATGCTTCTTGAACAGCTAAAAGAACTGTTGGATTACGGAATGATAGCCAAGCATTCCTTTGAGGGATATCCGTTAAAAGTTGAATACTATTTGACTGAACGAGGCAAAAAGCTGTTGGATGCCATTACGATCATGCAAACCATAGGCATTGACATTATGAAAGAAAATGACATGGCTGACTTCTTAAAAGAAAACGGTTTTATAGACTAG
- a CDS encoding glutaredoxin, whose amino-acid sequence MKVTIIGSHLCPDTLYAMYKLIDGKADVDFKNLSADLKDLKAYLAARETEPAYEAVKKSGGIGIPFFILEDGTKTLSLAEVLEKL is encoded by the coding sequence ATGAAAGTAACAATCATCGGAAGTCACTTATGTCCGGACACACTGTATGCAATGTATAAACTGATTGATGGGAAGGCTGATGTGGACTTCAAAAATTTGTCAGCGGATTTAAAGGACTTGAAAGCGTATCTTGCTGCCCGTGAAACAGAGCCGGCTTATGAGGCGGTTAAGAAAAGCGGCGGCATTGGGATTCCATTCTTTATTTTAGAAGACGGAACGAAAACTTTAAGCCTGGCTGAAGTGCTGGAAAAGCTGTAA
- a CDS encoding phosphopentomutase has product MKRFKRVFVVVIDSLGIGAMDNAAQYDDEGSDTLGHIDASVDHLNLPNMEKFGLGNLRPLNHVKPVAEPMAYYGKLNEASVGKDTMTGHWEMMGLYITKPFKTFTETGFPKELLDELEKRTGHKIVGNKSASGTEIMDELGEHQIATGDMIVYTSADSVLQICANEETFGLQELYRCCEIARELTLRDEWKVGRVIARPYVGMKKGEFKRTANRHDYALKPFGTTALNILKDAGLDVISVGKIYDIFDGEGLTEGNKSQSSVHGMEQTIELAKRDFNGLCFVNLVDFDALWGHRRDPLGYGAELERFDEKLGELLPLLKEDDLLLITADHGNDPTYKGSDHTKEKVPLLAYSPSYDHCGELRERDTFAVIGATVLDNFGLHKAENMIGEPMEELL; this is encoded by the coding sequence ATGAAACGATTTAAACGTGTTTTTGTAGTTGTTATTGATTCTTTAGGAATAGGCGCCATGGATAATGCCGCCCAGTACGATGATGAGGGCAGTGATACACTTGGGCATATTGATGCTTCCGTGGATCATTTAAACCTGCCTAATATGGAAAAGTTTGGTTTGGGGAATTTACGTCCCTTAAATCATGTAAAGCCTGTGGCTGAGCCTATGGCGTATTATGGAAAGCTGAATGAAGCCAGTGTTGGAAAAGACACCATGACAGGTCATTGGGAGATGATGGGCCTTTACATTACAAAGCCTTTCAAAACCTTTACGGAAACAGGCTTCCCAAAGGAACTGTTAGATGAATTGGAAAAGCGCACCGGACATAAAATTGTGGGAAATAAATCCGCCAGCGGTACGGAAATCATGGATGAACTGGGAGAGCATCAGATAGCCACCGGTGACATGATCGTTTATACTTCTGCTGATTCGGTTCTTCAGATCTGCGCCAATGAGGAAACCTTTGGCCTGCAGGAGCTTTACCGCTGCTGTGAAATTGCAAGAGAACTGACCTTAAGGGACGAATGGAAGGTGGGCAGAGTGATTGCAAGGCCTTATGTAGGCATGAAAAAGGGCGAGTTTAAGAGGACTGCCAACCGTCATGATTACGCCTTAAAGCCCTTTGGCACCACAGCCCTCAATATATTAAAGGATGCAGGCCTGGATGTGATCAGTGTAGGAAAGATCTATGATATTTTCGACGGCGAAGGGCTCACAGAAGGCAACAAGTCCCAAAGCAGTGTTCATGGTATGGAACAGACCATAGAGCTCGCAAAAAGAGATTTTAACGGGTTGTGCTTTGTGAATCTGGTGGATTTTGATGCTCTCTGGGGACACCGCCGGGATCCCTTGGGATATGGTGCGGAACTGGAGCGGTTTGATGAAAAGCTGGGAGAACTTCTTCCTCTCTTAAAGGAAGACGATTTACTGCTGATTACGGCAGACCATGGCAATGATCCTACTTACAAGGGAAGCGATCATACAAAGGAAAAAGTGCCGTTACTGGCCTATTCACCGTCCTATGATCATTGCGGGGAATTAAGAGAACGGGATACCTTTGCAGTGATCGGAGCGACCGTATTGGATAATTTCGGTTTGCATAAAGCTGAGAATATGATCGGTGAACCCATGGAGGAATTGCTTTAG
- a CDS encoding RNA polymerase sigma factor, with protein sequence MRNRQNNREMIEKLCADTWRELYGFIYYKVQNREEAEDITQETYVKAISFLNRNDVTILECKKYLKIIAMNVIRDQWRAKKRRNSSVNIEDVKPEEIALEDFADSLTERSRIEEAMGCLTKEQQTVIELRIIKGYTVAETAKLMQKSEGAVRVLQLRAVKTLAKILETV encoded by the coding sequence ATGAGGAACAGACAAAACAACAGGGAAATGATTGAAAAACTTTGCGCGGATACCTGGCGGGAGCTGTATGGCTTCATTTATTATAAAGTCCAAAATCGCGAAGAAGCGGAGGATATAACACAGGAAACCTATGTAAAGGCGATTTCTTTTTTAAACAGGAATGATGTTACCATCCTTGAATGCAAAAAATATTTAAAGATCATAGCAATGAATGTCATTCGAGATCAATGGAGGGCGAAAAAAAGGCGGAACAGCAGTGTCAATATAGAAGATGTGAAGCCGGAAGAGATCGCCCTGGAGGATTTTGCGGATTCACTGACCGAAAGGAGCCGGATAGAAGAGGCCATGGGCTGTCTGACCAAGGAACAGCAGACGGTTATTGAATTAAGGATCATCAAAGGGTATACGGTTGCTGAAACTGCGAAGCTGATGCAGAAAAGTGAAGGAGCTGTCCGCGTTTTACAGCTGCGCGCGGTAAAGACCCTGGCGAAGATCCTGGAAACAGTATAA
- a CDS encoding helix-turn-helix domain-containing protein, translating to MGLSYSDLSLLRFLQKRQRISLSKVALQFQKDEISIRRTIERINLFSPEPMVEIQKGFCLSRLSYKEFVDFIQQITMGDYTSSYIERIRVMIVTIFFNGYVNASSLYEYWGLSLTTKKQDTAHLRQFLSRHGLSLLTLKKKGLTIEGDELQLRFLVIDILHPLLEFTAENRIEARYANTPLEKQSYDLAGTYLQPVSRQAVEQLNSFLTEYNLSLNYPSKKFLLLFICIMEIRPVDESMDFCYRLPLAPLNIRFVDGLRENKLYNVAFSMMNFSRSLDFPFDKRLWHTTEQFTEQVVNHLKTPFTIQEEFINELYSYFYREITLNHFHCTFVDKTVENTKEQFSYLYETIRKYEVYFKASYNFSFMDEHVSTLTLLVQKHILRNRTITRHYKKIVVMTSINFERVSFFLEQTKEYVELQWMGTLNINEIHKLKGMDYDYIFCFSSRIFNLLNSQDLPVIRMNFFVDSSDMETLLAHGFSTRKHRFLTASFVSEIGGKSEPEIEAYLKENYGDYFV from the coding sequence ATGGGATTAAGCTACAGCGATTTAAGCCTGCTTCGTTTTCTGCAAAAAAGGCAGCGCATTTCCTTATCAAAGGTGGCCCTGCAGTTTCAAAAGGATGAAATATCCATACGGCGGACTATTGAACGGATCAATCTTTTCTCTCCAGAGCCAATGGTGGAAATACAAAAAGGCTTCTGCCTAAGCCGTTTAAGCTACAAGGAATTTGTGGATTTTATCCAGCAGATTACCATGGGCGATTATACCAGTTCTTACATCGAGCGGATCCGCGTCATGATTGTGACCATTTTTTTCAACGGCTATGTCAACGCTTCTTCCCTGTATGAATATTGGGGGCTTTCCCTGACCACGAAAAAGCAGGATACCGCCCATCTCCGTCAATTTTTGTCCAGGCACGGCCTGTCCCTTCTCACCTTAAAGAAAAAAGGACTTACCATTGAAGGTGATGAGCTGCAGTTAAGGTTTCTTGTGATCGACATCCTTCACCCTTTGCTGGAATTTACAGCAGAAAACAGGATCGAGGCCCGTTATGCCAACACTCCTCTGGAAAAACAAAGCTATGATCTGGCGGGCACCTATTTACAGCCAGTGTCCCGCCAGGCAGTGGAACAGCTGAATTCCTTTTTAACAGAATACAACTTGTCCCTGAACTACCCTTCCAAAAAGTTTCTTCTGCTGTTTATCTGCATCATGGAAATCCGGCCTGTTGATGAATCCATGGACTTTTGCTACCGGCTGCCCCTGGCGCCGCTTAATATCCGCTTCGTTGACGGCCTTCGGGAAAACAAGCTGTACAATGTGGCTTTCAGCATGATGAACTTTTCCCGGAGCCTGGATTTTCCCTTTGACAAACGATTGTGGCATACCACGGAACAGTTTACGGAACAGGTGGTGAATCATTTAAAAACCCCCTTTACCATCCAGGAAGAATTTATCAATGAGCTATACAGCTATTTCTACCGGGAGATCACCCTGAACCACTTCCATTGTACCTTTGTGGACAAAACCGTAGAAAATACGAAAGAACAGTTTTCATATCTGTATGAAACCATCAGAAAATATGAGGTGTACTTTAAGGCCTCCTACAATTTTTCCTTTATGGACGAACACGTTTCCACCCTGACCCTGCTGGTGCAAAAACACATCCTGCGCAACCGGACCATAACCCGGCATTATAAGAAAATCGTGGTGATGACCAGCATCAACTTTGAACGGGTCAGCTTTTTTCTGGAGCAGACAAAGGAATATGTAGAGCTGCAATGGATGGGCACTCTGAACATTAACGAAATCCATAAGCTGAAAGGCATGGATTATGATTACATCTTTTGTTTCTCATCCCGTATTTTTAACCTCCTTAACAGCCAGGACCTTCCTGTCATCCGCATGAATTTCTTTGTGGACAGCAGTGATATGGAAACCCTTTTGGCACACGGCTTTTCAACACGGAAGCACCGCTTCTTAACCGCCAGCTTTGTGTCGGAAATCGGCGGAAAAAGCGAGCCTGAGATAGAAGCTTATTTAAAGGAAAATTACGGGGATTACTTTGTGTAA
- a CDS encoding 1-aminocyclopropane-1-carboxylate deaminase/D-cysteine desulfhydrase produces MVLGQEKVSLLNLPTPLEYLKNISEELGIKFYLKRDDMTGLGMGGNKLRKLEYILKEAQDKGATMLVTEGGVQTNHGRLTAAVAAKYNMRCAIAAIGDYPGELSANLLLDRLMGAEVIIKKDDGRPSAEQYKELVRDAIRKYEAQGETVYYIPLGGSDDIGILGYYECAVEITKQAADMGIGDARVISAVGSMGTYMGLYCGLNNEDSGLKLTGVAISPFDDDKEKAIVELFDSVKEKYGMKISAGQKDFDIEKDYVRGGYNLPSKEVRDSICLMAGKEAVLLDPCYTGKCFAAIIDMVQEGKIRKGEKIIMIHTGGAPGLYTKHHRVEFEKELIDGVTILG; encoded by the coding sequence ATGGTTTTAGGTCAGGAAAAAGTCTCATTATTGAATTTACCCACTCCTTTGGAGTATCTTAAAAATATCTCAGAAGAGTTAGGGATTAAATTCTACCTTAAGCGCGATGATATGACTGGTCTGGGCATGGGAGGCAATAAGCTTCGGAAGCTGGAGTATATTTTAAAGGAAGCCCAGGATAAAGGGGCAACGATGCTTGTTACTGAAGGCGGAGTGCAAACAAATCATGGACGTTTAACAGCGGCAGTGGCTGCTAAATATAATATGAGGTGTGCCATTGCTGCAATAGGGGATTATCCCGGAGAATTGTCTGCAAACTTATTATTGGACCGGTTGATGGGGGCTGAAGTAATAATAAAAAAAGATGATGGCCGTCCATCTGCGGAACAGTATAAAGAACTGGTCAGGGATGCAATCAGAAAATATGAGGCACAGGGGGAAACCGTTTACTACATACCCCTTGGAGGCTCAGATGATATAGGCATTCTTGGGTATTATGAATGTGCAGTGGAGATCACAAAGCAGGCGGCAGACATGGGAATCGGTGATGCACGGGTTATTTCTGCAGTAGGCAGTATGGGTACCTATATGGGACTGTATTGCGGGCTCAATAATGAAGACTCCGGCCTGAAATTAACCGGTGTGGCAATTTCTCCGTTTGATGATGATAAAGAGAAGGCCATTGTGGAACTGTTTGACAGCGTAAAAGAAAAATATGGAATGAAAATAAGTGCCGGACAAAAGGATTTTGATATTGAAAAGGATTATGTCCGGGGCGGATATAATCTTCCTTCAAAGGAGGTAAGGGATTCCATTTGTCTGATGGCAGGAAAAGAAGCCGTTTTACTCGATCCGTGCTACACAGGTAAATGCTTTGCCGCAATCATTGATATGGTTCAGGAGGGGAAAATCAGAAAAGGTGAGAAGATCATCATGATTCATACAGGAGGGGCGCCGGGATTATATACGAAGCATCATAGGGTGGAATTTGAAAAGGAATTAATTGATGGAGTTACAATTCTTGGTTAA
- the rpoN gene encoding RNA polymerase factor sigma-54, which translates to MKQKLTVEQRQLLSQNQISSLELLALCNYELNRFMENEYMENPLLEQTNTGTESYDQEEYQTWYRSNYCKPLTNSAGFYEEGIGTNDQDLEISNTKNIHSHVYDQLALDRYPDKELKVIDFLIHSLDSNGFIDLEVPEIAQLTGASERVIEKCLIDLKKLEPAGIFAKNLEECLLIQIGILGLDDENLKYIISHHLTDVSQGKLSSITRALDISSAQARRYVALISTLNPRPLQGFGESQKQYIIPDVIVTMDTDGKWNIEINDNWCGSYQLNDYYLQMMAEVKEPELFEYFKKKLERARFLIHAVEQRRKTIIQITNIILEEQEEFFRYSGKLKPCTMTQTAERMSVSTSTISRAVKDKYLQFPAGCILMKNLFSAPVPGNDGSLINSDGVKQFIRELVDGENKEKPYSDSKLAELLGKKGVDLSRRVIAKYREDIGIPGSFDRKVKNDINKRVN; encoded by the coding sequence ATGAAACAAAAATTAACTGTTGAACAGCGTCAGTTATTGTCTCAAAACCAGATATCTTCCCTGGAATTGCTTGCATTATGCAATTACGAGCTGAACCGGTTTATGGAAAATGAATATATGGAAAATCCGTTGCTGGAACAGACTAATACTGGGACCGAATCTTATGATCAAGAAGAATATCAGACCTGGTATCGGTCAAATTACTGTAAGCCTTTAACTAATTCTGCCGGATTTTATGAAGAAGGTATAGGAACAAACGACCAGGATTTGGAAATCTCAAACACTAAAAATATTCATAGCCACGTTTATGATCAGCTGGCCTTGGATCGTTACCCGGATAAAGAATTGAAAGTCATTGATTTTTTAATTCATAGCCTGGATAGTAATGGGTTTATAGATTTAGAGGTTCCGGAGATCGCTCAACTGACGGGTGCAAGTGAGCGGGTGATCGAAAAATGTTTAATAGATTTAAAAAAGCTGGAACCCGCCGGTATTTTTGCAAAGAATCTGGAAGAATGTTTATTAATTCAGATTGGAATACTGGGATTGGATGATGAAAACTTAAAATATATTATTTCTCATCATTTAACAGATGTATCTCAGGGAAAGCTCAGTTCAATTACCCGTGCGCTTGATATCTCTTCTGCGCAGGCGAGGAGATATGTTGCTCTTATCAGCACATTAAATCCAAGGCCCCTGCAAGGGTTCGGAGAGAGCCAAAAGCAATATATTATACCGGATGTTATCGTTACTATGGACACGGATGGGAAATGGAATATAGAAATCAATGATAATTGGTGCGGGAGTTATCAATTGAATGATTATTATCTCCAGATGATGGCTGAAGTAAAAGAGCCGGAGCTTTTTGAATATTTTAAGAAAAAATTAGAGCGGGCGAGATTTCTGATTCATGCAGTGGAACAGAGACGTAAGACGATTATTCAAATAACAAATATAATACTGGAAGAGCAGGAAGAGTTTTTCCGGTATTCAGGGAAGCTTAAACCATGCACCATGACCCAAACGGCAGAAAGGATGTCAGTCAGTACTTCAACCATAAGCCGTGCTGTTAAAGATAAATATCTTCAGTTTCCTGCAGGCTGCATTCTGATGAAAAATCTGTTTTCAGCGCCAGTTCCTGGAAATGACGGCAGCTTGATTAATTCGGATGGTGTTAAACAATTCATACGGGAACTGGTGGATGGAGAGAATAAAGAAAAGCCATATAGTGATTCAAAGCTGGCAGAATTACTGGGTAAGAAGGGGGTTGACCTTTCCCGCAGGGTTATAGCCAAATATCGTGAAGACATAGGCATTCCCGGCAGCTTTGATCGGAAAGTGAAAAATGATATCAATAAAAGAGTCAACTAA